GCCGCGCTGAGAACTGCCAACAGATCTGTGGGTTGGAGGTCAATAACGGCTGGCTTGGCAAAATCAATAAGTTCCGATACGTATGCGCTGAGGCTAGTGAGGCGCCCCCGGATGCGGATTAAAGCGTCGTCGACCAGGGGTTGATTTCGCGCGGCGTGAGATTGAGCGGTTTGGAGCTGAGTCTCGAGGATGCTGAGCGCGGCGCTGATGCCGCTTATGGGGTTTCTGATGTTGTCAGCAATCGTTGAAACCCACCGGGCCATGGTGATGAGGGCGGCATTTTGTGTGGGAGTTGGTTGCGTCATCTGCCTCAGATCCTTACCGTTAAACGCGGCACTTCCTACTAAGCAACTTTGGTGCCATATTTTTATTTTCCGCAATATCCGGCGATCGTATGCTTTTATGGCTATCCTGGCGTACAGTGTGACACCACACAGGTGTGTTATATCCCGCAGAGAGCGGGATTCAAATCTAAAAACTGTTGGCCCTGTTTTTGCTACAGTGGGTGACCTATGAGACAAAATGATTCTTATTCCGCGTCGATTTTCAATAGTTTGATGGAATCAGCACCAGACGGCATTTTGGTGTGCGATGCCGATGGTAGGATCATGTTGGCCAGTAAGCAATGCACCGACCTTTTGGGCTACGAGGTCAGCGAACTTGTGGGCGCATCGATTGACATGTTGGTTCCCGAGTCTGGGCGCCCTAAGCATGCAGAGCTGCGGTCGTCTTACATGAAGTTGCCGCGTCCTAGGCCTATGGGAGCTGGGCTTAATTTGTCCGCACGACGTAAAAACGGCAGCTCCGTTCCCGTGGAAATAAGCTTGAGTGGTACCGAAGTCGATGGCAGCAAGTGTGTCATCGCCATCATTCGGGACGTGAGTGATCGGCGGCGCCTAGAGATTGATCTGCAGCGTCTTGTTGCGGAGCTCAAAAGGTCAAATGAGGAACTGGAGCAATTTGCTTACATTGCCAGTCACGACTTGCAGGAGCCGTTGCGCGTGGTGAGCGGGTACACGCAACTCTTGAAAAGGCGCTATGCTGGGCAACTCGACGACGAGGCGCAGGAGTATATCGATTTTAGCGTCGAGGGTGTCAAACGCATGCAGGCCCTGATAAATGACTTGCTTGCTTATGCGCGTCTATCGACGAGAGGACGTGAATTTAAACCTACGGACTTGGGCCAACTTGCTAAGCAGACTATTTTGTACCTCTCGCCTGTGATTGAGGAAGCAAAGGCGCACATCGAGTTGGACGCCTTACCGATTGTCATGGGTGATCAGTCGCAGCTTTCTCAAGTACTGCAAAATCTTCTGAGCAACGCGCTGAAGTTTCGTTCCCCAGAGCGGCCAATTGTCATTAAGATTAGCGCCGCGCGTCGCGGCGATGAATGGGTGATTCAAGTTGCTGATAATGGTATCGGCATTGCCCCCGAATACCGGGAACGGATTTTTGTCGCTTTTCAGCGACTTCATACGCGCGATCTTTATCCCGGCAATGGCATCGGACTGGCTATCTGTAAAAAAGTTATCGAGCGTCACCACGGGCGCATTTGGGTTGAGCCGGTATCGACTCAAGGTACCGTGTTTTGTTTCACACTTCCTGTGGCTGGGAGCCAAGATTCTTGAGTCCCTATCATTTAAGACGACCTATTGAGATCCTCTTGGTGGAGGACAATCCTGCTGACGTGCGGCTCACTATCGAGGCCTTCAAAGAGGGTAAGGTGCGCCATAATTTGACGGTAGCCAGAGATGGAATTGAAGCAATCGCCATGCTGTACGCGTATGGAAATTATGCTGCAGTGCAAAGGCCCGATCTTGTGCTTTTAGACCTCAACTTGCCGCGCAAGGACGGTAGAGAGGTCTTAGCTACCGTGAAGGCCGACCCGAGTTTACGCAGCATTCCCGTGATCGTTTTGACCACATCATCAGCCGAAGAAGACATCCACCAGTGCTATGAACTCCATGCCAACTCGTATGTAACGAAGCCAGTTGATATGGATCAATTTATTGCTCTGGTCAGGACTATTGATCTTTTCTGGTTTCAGGTTGCGCAGTTACCGCTACTTTAGCGTAGCCTCAGTAAGCAGTCTTCATCTGCCAAAAATCTGTGTACCATAAAAACCTCGGGGTCCCCGATATACACCTGCACCAAGACGCTGATAAGGTCCAAGCATGTTGGCTCTGTGACCTGCACTGTTGTACCACATATCAACAAACCTCTTGGCGACGTCTTCAGGGGATCCTCCGCCTCCACTAAACATCGCTACGTTTTCAGCATTAATCTGTGTGCCTGCGCCAAACTCTTGCTGATGTAGGGCATTCCTAGCGCCAGGGAAGCCGCTGTGGCTGATCGCACCTACCTGACTTTGCTCGCGCGACCAGTCTCGTGACACGAAAGCCAGATTCTTATCGTGGCGCAGGGGGCTCATGCCGCTGCGCTTTTCGTTGGTAAGTCGCACTATAGCGAATTCTACCTTGCATGTGAACTCGTCGCCCTTGTGGCAGTCGCTGATTGCCGGATCCGCATTGGTCGGAGGCGTTGCAGCTGGGGGCGATATGGGCTGAGGCGCTGGCTGAGGCACCGGCTGGGGCGCTGGGCCTGCAGGTGAGCGACTGGCAGTTACAGCTCTGGTCAAGTCAAATGGGCCGGAAGTCTCGTCGTCTCCGGTAGCTTTGGCCTTGGCACTTTTAGACATGGTCGAAACCTTCCGGCGCCGCGTCGTGGCATCGTTGCTCTGGCTTTTATCATCCTCGCTGCTTTGCTCAGCTCTCCTGGTACCCAGGTCGTCGCTGGGTTCGGGACTACCGCAGCTGACGAATGACAACAGGGCGCAGAAGATTGTTACAGCAGTTTTATTCCGATGCGCGGCCATAACTTCCTCCACAAGACCGAGGGCCCGAGAGAATTTCGGCAGAATGCGGTCAAACTTGAGAGGTAATGCAAAAAACCAATAAAAAAATAATAATTACAGTTATCTGTCCGTGACGCATCCGTCGGAGGCCGAGCTCACCGTTCTGATGTACTTATAGAGCACTCCCGATTTTGCCTTCAGGGCAGGTGGTGACCACTCCTTGCGGCGGCGGGCCACTTGTTCTTCATCTACATGCCAGTTAATCTTCAGTTGAGTAGCATCGATGGTAATGAGATCTCCGTCTTCCACCAGGGCAAGAGGCCCGCCTGCCTGAGCCTCAGGCGCAATGTGACCGACGATAAAGCCGTGCGATCCGCCAGAGAAGCGGCCATCAGTCAGCAGGGCCACATCGCGCGCAAGTCCTGCACCCACGATGGCGGAAGTAGGTGTCAGCATTTCTGGCATACCAGGTCCCCCCTGGGGGCCCTCGTAGCGGATGATCACGACAGAGCCGCGCTTAATGGTCCCAGTGCTGAGTGCTGTGAGCATAGCCTCTTCGCTATCAAACACGCGGGCTGGCCCACTAAAGCTGTCACCTTCCTTGCCAGTAATTTTTGCCACGGCACCTTCCGGAGCCAGGTTGCCGCGTAACACTTTGATGTGCCCTTGATCCGCAAGCGGAGCATGCAGGGGTCTGATGATTTTCTGGTCCGGGCTGAGATCGTCCAGAACGGATAGATTTTCTGCGAGGGTTTTCCCGGTGACGGTCATGATGTCCCCGTGGATGAGTCCATGA
This genomic stretch from Deltaproteobacteria bacterium harbors:
- a CDS encoding PAS domain S-box protein, with protein sequence MRQNDSYSASIFNSLMESAPDGILVCDADGRIMLASKQCTDLLGYEVSELVGASIDMLVPESGRPKHAELRSSYMKLPRPRPMGAGLNLSARRKNGSSVPVEISLSGTEVDGSKCVIAIIRDVSDRRRLEIDLQRLVAELKRSNEELEQFAYIASHDLQEPLRVVSGYTQLLKRRYAGQLDDEAQEYIDFSVEGVKRMQALINDLLAYARLSTRGREFKPTDLGQLAKQTILYLSPVIEEAKAHIELDALPIVMGDQSQLSQVLQNLLSNALKFRSPERPIVIKISAARRGDEWVIQVADNGIGIAPEYRERIFVAFQRLHTRDLYPGNGIGLAICKKVIERHHGRIWVEPVSTQGTVFCFTLPVAGSQDS
- a CDS encoding CAP domain-containing protein — protein: MAAHRNKTAVTIFCALLSFVSCGSPEPSDDLGTRRAEQSSEDDKSQSNDATTRRRKVSTMSKSAKAKATGDDETSGPFDLTRAVTASRSPAGPAPQPVPQPAPQPISPPAATPPTNADPAISDCHKGDEFTCKVEFAIVRLTNEKRSGMSPLRHDKNLAFVSRDWSREQSQVGAISHSGFPGARNALHQQEFGAGTQINAENVAMFSGGGGSPEDVAKRFVDMWYNSAGHRANMLGPYQRLGAGVYRGPRGFYGTQIFGR
- a CDS encoding response regulator, whose amino-acid sequence is MSPYHLRRPIEILLVEDNPADVRLTIEAFKEGKVRHNLTVARDGIEAIAMLYAYGNYAAVQRPDLVLLDLNLPRKDGREVLATVKADPSLRSIPVIVLTTSSAEEDIHQCYELHANSYVTKPVDMDQFIALVRTIDLFWFQVAQLPLL